In Vigna unguiculata cultivar IT97K-499-35 chromosome 3, ASM411807v1, whole genome shotgun sequence, a single genomic region encodes these proteins:
- the LOC114177687 gene encoding beta-amyrin 28-monooxygenase isoform X1, whose product MEVSNLVVLPAVLAFFVLCLHFMRRMVRLRNLNLPPGRLGWPVVGETFEFMHAMVEGNVLRFLQERVEKYDSRVFKTSMFGNPVVVFCGPAGNKFLFSNENKNVQVWWPSSVRKLLRLSLVTKVGDEAKMVRKLLMNFLNAETLRNYLPKMDRIAQHHIDTYWKGKEKVFVHPIVKLYTFELACCLFLSIEDSAQISKLSLKFDAFLKGIVGFSLNIPGTRFHRAIKAADEIRKEIKLILEKRKVDLEEKRASPTQDLLSHMLLTSDPSGRFMTEMEILDNILLLLFAGHDTARSVLSLVMKYLGQLPQVYEHVLKEQLEIIQGKEVGELLQWEDVQKMKYSWNVVCEVMRLSPPVSGAYREAIKDFTYADYNIPKGWKLHWNTGSSHKDPTIFSNPETFDASRFEGAGPTPFAHVPFGGGPRMCLGQEFARLEILVFMHNIVKRFKWELVIPDEKLKYDPMLEPVKGLEIRLHPSSF is encoded by the exons ATGGAGGTTTCAAATCTTGTAGTTTTGCCAGCAGTTTTGGCATTCTTTGTCCTTTGTCTGCATTTCATGAGAAGAATGGTGAGACTCAGAAACCTTAATCTTCCTCCTGGAAGATTAGGGTGGCCTGTAGTTGGAGAAACCTTTGAGTTCATGCATGCAATGGTTGAGGGCAACGTGTTGAGGTTCCTACAAGAGAGAGTGGAGAAATATGACTCAAGGGTGTTCAAGACATCGATGTTTGGAAACCCTGTTGTTGTGTTTTGCGGACCAGCTGGGAACAAGTTTCTGTTTAGCAATGAGAACAAGAATGTTCAAGTGTGGTGGCCTAGTTCGGTGAGGAAGCTGTTAAGGTTGTCCCTTGTTACCAAGGTTGGTGATGAGGCAAAGATGGTGAGAAAGTTGCTCATGAACTTTCTTAACGCAGAAACACTCAGAAATTACTTGCCAAAAATGGATAGAATTGCTCAGCACCATATAGACACTTATTGGAAAG GAAAGGAGAAGGTTTTTGTCCATCCAATTGTAAAGCTATACACGTTTGAATTGGCTTGTTGCTTATTTTTAAGCATTGAAGACTCTGCACAAATATCAAAGCTTTCGTTAAAGTTTGATGCATTTCTGAAAGGGATCGTTGGCTTCTCCCTCAACATTCCTGGAACAAGGTTTCATCGTGCAATAAAAGCTGCAGATGAAATAAGGAAAGAAATTAAACTGATTCTGGAGAAAAGGAAAGTGGATTTGGAGGAGAAGAGAGCATCACCTACTCAAGACCTTCTATCACACATGCTTCTTACATCTGACCCAAGTGGAAGGTTTATGACAGAAATGGAGATTCTTGATAACATACTTCTTCTACTTTTTGCTGGCCATGATACTGCTAGATCAGTTTTATCATTGGTCATGAAATATCTTGGACAGTTACCTCAAGTTTATGAGCATGTCTTGAAAG AACAACTTGAAATTATTCAAGGGAAAGAGGTGGGGGAATTGTTGCAGTGGGAAGATGTTCAGAAAATGAAATACTCTTGGAATGTTGTGTGTGAAGTTATGAGGCTGTCTCCACCAGTCAGTGGTGCTTATAGAGAAGCTATAAAGGATTTCACCTATGCTGATTATAACATCCCTAAAGGCTGGAAg TTGCATTGGAACACTGGTTCATCACACAAGGATCCAACAATCTTCTCGAATCCAGAAACTTTTGATGCTTCAAGGTTTGAAGGAGCAGGACCTACACCCTTTGCACATGTTCCGTTTGGAGGTGGCCCCAGAATGTGTTTGGGCCAAGAATTTGCTAGACTAGAGATACTTGTGTTCATGCATAATATCGTGAAACGGTTCAAGTGGGAATTGGTGATTCCTGATGAAAAGTTGAAGTATGATCCCATGCTAGAACCAGTAAAAGGACTTGAAATTCGACTTCATCCTTCTAGTTTCTAG
- the LOC114177687 gene encoding beta-amyrin 28-monooxygenase isoform X2, translating into MIRINVEVIFMTEQLEIIQGKEVGELLQWEDVQKMKYSWNVVCEVMRLSPPVSGAYREAIKDFTYADYNIPKGWKLHWNTGSSHKDPTIFSNPETFDASRFEGAGPTPFAHVPFGGGPRMCLGQEFARLEILVFMHNIVKRFKWELVIPDEKLKYDPMLEPVKGLEIRLHPSSF; encoded by the exons ATGATCAGGATAAATGTTGAAGTTATTTTTATGACAGAACAACTTGAAATTATTCAAGGGAAAGAGGTGGGGGAATTGTTGCAGTGGGAAGATGTTCAGAAAATGAAATACTCTTGGAATGTTGTGTGTGAAGTTATGAGGCTGTCTCCACCAGTCAGTGGTGCTTATAGAGAAGCTATAAAGGATTTCACCTATGCTGATTATAACATCCCTAAAGGCTGGAAg TTGCATTGGAACACTGGTTCATCACACAAGGATCCAACAATCTTCTCGAATCCAGAAACTTTTGATGCTTCAAGGTTTGAAGGAGCAGGACCTACACCCTTTGCACATGTTCCGTTTGGAGGTGGCCCCAGAATGTGTTTGGGCCAAGAATTTGCTAGACTAGAGATACTTGTGTTCATGCATAATATCGTGAAACGGTTCAAGTGGGAATTGGTGATTCCTGATGAAAAGTTGAAGTATGATCCCATGCTAGAACCAGTAAAAGGACTTGAAATTCGACTTCATCCTTCTAGTTTCTAG
- the LOC114177689 gene encoding protein MET1, chloroplastic, whose protein sequence is MSLPTTTSGHSSLYSALTLPRTTQIHPTLFSSSAKFFSCRSPSYLGVSFCFSNTLLSRPLLFAVKASSGVGSEASKQESDKSEEQEEEQYEEYEVEIEQPFGLKFAKGRDGGTYIDAIAPGGSADKAGVFTVGDKVLATSAVFGTEIWPAAEYGRTMYTIRQRIGPLLMKMQKRYGKSIDSGGALTEKEIIRAERNSGVISNRVREIQMLNALRKKEQKERRERDLREGLQLYKNGSYNEALEKFESILGSKPEPEEAAVASYNVACCYSKLNQIQAALSSLEEALNSGFEDFKRLRTDPDLANVRASEEFDPLLKRFDESFINENAINAIKSLFGFGKK, encoded by the exons ATGTCATTACCAACCACCACTAGTGGTCACTCATCTCTTTACTCTGCACTAACTTTGCCAAGAACCACCCAAATTCACCCAACCCTGTTTTCTTCCTCCGCCAAGTTCTTTTCTTGCAGAAGCCCCTCGTATTTGGGTGTTTCCTTTTGTTTCTCGAACACCCTTTTGTCAAGACCGTTGCTTTTTGCTGTCAAGGCTTCATCCGGGGTTGGGTCAGAAGCATCCAAACAGGAGAGTGACAAGAGTGAAGAACAAGAGGAGGAACAGTACGAAGAGTACGAGGTTGAAATTGAACAACCTTTTGGACTCAAATTTGCAAAGGGTAGAGATGGGGGAACTTACATTGATGCTATTGCACCAGGAGGATCAGCGGATAAAGCTGGAGTCTTCACTGTTGGGGATAAAGTACTTGCCACCAG TGCAGTTTTTGGGACTGAGATTTGGCCAGCTGCGGAATATGGAAGGACAATGTACACAATTCGCCAAAGAATTGGGCCATTGCTCATGAAAATGCAGAAGAGATATG GAAAGAGTATTGATAGTGGTGGTGCGTTAACTGAAAAGGAGATTATCAGGGCTGAGAGAAACTCTGGGGTAATCAGCAACAGAGTGAGAGAGATTCAA ATGCTAAATGCTTTGAGGAAAAAGGAACAGAAAGAACGCAGAGAAAGGGATTTGAGAGAAGGATTGCAACTATATAA GAATGGAAGCTATAATGAAGCACTAGAGAAATTTGAGTCTATTTTGGGATCAAAGCCAGAACCTGAGGAAGCAGCAGTTGCAAGTTACAACGTTGCTTGTTGTTACTCTAAGCTAAACCAG ATTCAAGCTGCACTTTCTTCACTGGAAGAAGCCCTGAATTCTGGTTTTGAAGACTTCAAG AGACTGAGAACTGATCCTGACCTGGCTAATGTCAGGGCATCAGAGGAATTTGATCCTTTATTGAAAAGATTTGATGAATCTTTTATCAATGAGAATGCCATCAATGCCATTAAATCTCTTTTTGGATTTGGTAAGAAATAA